One Verrucomicrobiia bacterium genomic region harbors:
- a CDS encoding VOC family protein, which translates to MITKFLHTRYRVNDLEKTVNFYRDVLGLKEVSRHESPRGSKLIFFAVPNSEEQIEISYYPPSGPVQVQADLTHLAFEVEDLNAFSKVLEKKGYPLSDGPTETSSGNLIAFVDAPEGYEIELIQRKK; encoded by the coding sequence ATGATTACAAAATTTTTGCACACACGCTATCGAGTGAATGATTTGGAAAAAACGGTAAATTTTTATCGTGATGTTTTAGGTTTGAAAGAAGTGTCTCGTCACGAATCACCCCGCGGTTCGAAATTAATTTTTTTTGCCGTACCGAATAGCGAGGAGCAAATTGAAATTTCTTATTATCCGCCGAGCGGTCCGGTGCAGGTGCAAGCGGATTTAACGCATCTGGCTTTTGAGGTGGAGGATTTAAATGCTTTTTCCAAAGTGCTAGAGAAAAAAGGTTATCCTTTAAGCGACGGGCCTACGGAAACTTCATCGGGTAATCTCATTGCTTTTGTTGATGCGCCGGAAGGTTATGAAATTGAATTGATTCAACGAAAAAAATGA
- a CDS encoding GNAT family N-acetyltransferase, translating into MALHYLADIHHVIPTLANWFYQQWPALFQDEADAIRDLEQGTYRDRIPLHLVEIENDKILGTAAILENDMEEVYPYDSPWLACVYVPKNYRGQGIGKKMVQAAINEARRLSFKKLYLWTDQAKTFYEAMGWKPIQETIYKTYPVTVMSIHLTPSSS; encoded by the coding sequence ATGGCCTTACATTATCTCGCCGACATTCATCATGTTATTCCTACTCTGGCTAACTGGTTTTATCAACAGTGGCCCGCTCTTTTTCAAGATGAAGCCGACGCCATTCGCGATCTTGAACAAGGAACTTATCGTGATCGCATTCCTCTGCATCTCGTCGAAATAGAAAACGATAAAATCCTAGGCACAGCAGCCATCCTAGAAAATGATATGGAGGAAGTTTATCCCTATGATTCCCCGTGGCTAGCGTGCGTTTACGTTCCCAAAAATTATCGCGGCCAGGGCATTGGGAAAAAAATGGTTCAAGCTGCCATCAATGAAGCGCGACGTCTTTCCTTTAAAAAACTTTACCTCTGGACCGATCAAGCAAAAACTTTTTACGAAGCCATGGGTTGGAAGCCAATCCAAGAAACAATTTATAAAACTTATCCAGTAACGGTCATGTCGATCCACTTAACACCCTCTTCATCTTAA
- a CDS encoding DNRLRE domain-containing protein codes for MLKQILVACFTFTFISGLLADSVVLNPSKDNAIYEEGDLSNGAGDHLFAGQNNLGNNRRSFLAFTLTNSVPTNAIVTNVVLQMTNSFTNPGSGSRNIALHRLMGDWGEGTSDALNAEGQGATAAMGDVTWTNAFFGGALWTTPGGDFVVAPSAVALVNLEGNYSWSSVGLVNDVNFWLTNGSANFGWIVIGDESATQTAKRFDSRTSGNSPVLIIGFTTNANEVVNPILSGVTFEKLRPKTGKRRNFVASKGIKVKGRVITTNTITVGTAFLQFGASNQTAPVALTFKDLKQKGVLVGKKFKAKGVGVGAPSGESAYDVVITVGNGSANASVTNAIGLSKIK; via the coding sequence ATGTTAAAACAAATCTTAGTTGCTTGCTTCACTTTTACTTTCATTTCCGGTTTATTAGCCGATTCGGTGGTTTTAAATCCTAGTAAGGATAATGCGATTTACGAGGAGGGCGATTTGAGCAATGGCGCGGGTGATCATCTTTTTGCCGGACAAAATAATTTAGGCAATAATCGACGATCTTTTTTGGCTTTTACTTTAACCAATTCCGTTCCTACCAATGCCATTGTTACGAATGTTGTATTGCAAATGACCAATTCGTTCACGAATCCAGGAAGTGGAAGTCGCAACATTGCTTTGCATCGTTTGATGGGTGATTGGGGTGAGGGAACTTCCGACGCCCTGAATGCTGAAGGACAAGGAGCTACTGCTGCGATGGGTGATGTGACGTGGACTAATGCCTTTTTTGGCGGTGCGCTTTGGACTACACCGGGTGGCGATTTTGTTGTGGCGCCTAGTGCGGTAGCATTAGTGAATTTGGAAGGCAATTATAGTTGGAGTTCGGTTGGGTTGGTAAATGATGTTAATTTTTGGCTAACTAATGGCAGCGCAAATTTCGGTTGGATTGTGATCGGTGACGAAAGTGCGACTCAAACTGCAAAACGTTTTGATAGTCGCACCAGTGGAAATTCGCCGGTTTTAATCATTGGATTTACGACAAATGCGAATGAAGTGGTGAATCCTATTTTATCGGGTGTCACATTTGAAAAATTGAGACCGAAAACCGGAAAGCGACGTAATTTTGTGGCCTCGAAAGGCATCAAGGTAAAAGGTCGCGTTATTACGACCAATACAATTACAGTGGGCACCGCATTTTTACAATTTGGCGCAAGTAACCAGACGGCTCCTGTTGCGTTGACCTTTAAAGATTTAAAGCAAAAAGGTGTTCTTGTTGGTAAGAAATTCAAGGCTAAAGGTGTCGGAGTTGGTGCACCATCGGGTGAGTCTGCATATGATGTGGTGATTACGGTTGGTAACGGATCAGCCAATGCTTCGGTCACTAATGCGATTGGGCTTTCCAAGATCAAATAA
- the glgB gene encoding 1,4-alpha-glucan branching protein GlgB produces MKKQNTWLSQEDIHFFNEGTHLRLYDKLGCHLTTQSRKKGAHFSVWAPNAEKVFCIGDFNDWDRAANSMEATGHSGVWEGFIPGVKKGDRYKYYIVSRHRGYCAEKLDPIGFCHETPPRTASVAWDLDYEWQDADWLAERKKQNFSRDAMSIYELHLGSWRRIPEEGHRFLTYRELAPLLVDYVKEMGFTHVEFLPIMEHPFYGSWGYQVTGYFAPTSRFGTPQDFMFLIDCLHQHGIGVILDWVPSHFPNDAHGLAFFDGSHLYEHADPRQGFHPDWKSGVFNYGRHEVKSFLLSSALFWLDKYHIDGIRVDAVASMLYLDYSRKAGEWIPNCYGSNENLDAIALLKQFNQSVRHYFPDTITMAEESTAWPAVSRPVEQGGLGFHMKWDMGWMHDTLYYFRKNPIFRKFHQGSLTFRMVYAFNENFVLPLSHDEVVHEKGSLLEIMPGDEWEKFANLRLLLGYMYAQSGKKLLFMGGEFAQGREWSHEGSLDWHLLENGLHAGVQRWVRDLNRLYRQEPALHEKDFDSSGFEWVDFNDADSSVVSFLRRGETAQDLILVVCHATPAVREDYRVGVPEAGFWKEILNSDAREYVGSGRGNWGGKYAEKVPAQRRNFSLNLTLPPLSISFFKLLS; encoded by the coding sequence ATGAAAAAACAAAACACATGGTTAAGTCAGGAAGATATTCATTTTTTTAATGAGGGTACGCATTTGCGTCTTTACGATAAGTTAGGTTGTCATTTGACTACTCAGTCACGAAAAAAAGGGGCGCATTTTTCGGTTTGGGCGCCGAATGCGGAAAAAGTTTTTTGTATTGGAGATTTTAACGATTGGGATCGCGCAGCGAATTCCATGGAGGCAACCGGTCATTCAGGGGTTTGGGAAGGATTTATTCCTGGGGTGAAGAAGGGGGATCGTTACAAGTATTATATTGTTTCACGACATCGTGGTTATTGTGCGGAAAAGTTGGATCCGATCGGATTTTGCCATGAAACGCCGCCGCGAACAGCGTCTGTGGCATGGGATTTGGATTATGAATGGCAAGACGCGGATTGGTTGGCGGAAAGAAAGAAGCAGAATTTTTCGCGTGATGCGATGTCGATTTATGAGTTACATTTGGGCTCGTGGCGTCGTATTCCAGAAGAAGGACATAGGTTTTTGACTTATCGCGAGTTGGCGCCGCTTTTGGTGGATTATGTGAAGGAGATGGGTTTTACGCACGTGGAATTTTTGCCGATCATGGAACATCCATTTTACGGTTCTTGGGGTTATCAGGTGACAGGTTATTTTGCGCCGACTAGCCGTTTTGGGACGCCGCAAGATTTTATGTTTTTGATTGATTGCTTGCATCAGCATGGCATTGGCGTGATTTTGGATTGGGTGCCATCGCATTTTCCAAATGATGCGCATGGGTTGGCTTTTTTTGATGGGTCGCATTTGTATGAGCACGCTGATCCGCGACAGGGGTTTCATCCCGATTGGAAGAGTGGTGTGTTTAATTATGGTCGGCACGAAGTAAAAAGTTTTTTATTAAGTAGCGCTTTGTTTTGGCTGGATAAATATCATATCGACGGCATTCGTGTGGATGCGGTGGCTTCGATGTTGTATTTGGATTATTCGCGTAAGGCGGGTGAATGGATTCCGAATTGTTATGGGAGCAATGAAAATTTGGATGCGATTGCGCTTTTGAAACAATTTAATCAATCGGTACGACACTATTTTCCTGACACGATTACTATGGCGGAGGAATCAACGGCTTGGCCGGCAGTGAGTCGACCCGTGGAACAAGGAGGACTAGGTTTCCATATGAAATGGGATATGGGGTGGATGCATGACACGCTTTATTATTTTCGGAAAAATCCCATTTTTCGCAAGTTTCATCAAGGGTCACTGACGTTTCGAATGGTTTATGCGTTTAACGAGAATTTTGTGTTGCCGCTTTCTCATGATGAAGTGGTTCACGAAAAGGGATCACTTCTGGAAATTATGCCCGGCGATGAGTGGGAGAAATTTGCTAATTTGCGATTGTTATTGGGTTATATGTATGCTCAATCGGGTAAGAAATTATTGTTTATGGGCGGCGAATTTGCGCAGGGGAGGGAGTGGTCGCATGAAGGTAGTCTCGATTGGCATCTTTTAGAAAATGGGTTGCATGCTGGGGTGCAACGGTGGGTGCGCGATTTGAATCGTTTGTATCGACAGGAGCCTGCTTTGCATGAAAAGGATTTTGATTCTTCCGGTTTTGAATGGGTGGATTTTAATGATGCGGACAGTAGTGTGGTGAGTTTTTTGCGTCGTGGCGAAACGGCGCAGGATCTGATTTTGGTGGTTTGTCATGCTACACCTGCAGTCAGAGAGGATTATCGCGTGGGCGTGCCTGAGGCGGGTTTTTGGAAGGAAATTCTTAACAGCGATGCTCGAGAATATGTTGGTAGTGGGCGCGGGAATTGGGGAGGAAAATATGCGGAGAAAGTGCCTGCGCAACGAAGAAATTTTTCGTTAAATTTGACGTTGCCACCCTTGAGTATTTCGTTTTTTAAACTTCTGTCTTAG
- the coaD gene encoding pantetheine-phosphate adenylyltransferase, producing the protein MKPSSSIAIYPGSFDPITNGHLDVLERALHLFEKVIFAIAPNEPKKPLFTLEERKAMALEAMANLGERVEVATFEGLLVNFAKSRQAHAIVRGLRAVADFEFEFQLALLNRKLAPDIETVFLTPKDNFICISSSLIKETAKLGGDVSSLVPKNVERCLKAKFNL; encoded by the coding sequence GTGAAACCCTCCTCTTCCATTGCTATTTATCCCGGCAGTTTTGATCCCATTACCAATGGGCATTTGGACGTTTTAGAGCGTGCACTGCATCTGTTTGAAAAGGTTATCTTTGCCATTGCCCCCAATGAACCCAAAAAACCGCTTTTTACTTTGGAGGAACGCAAAGCGATGGCTCTGGAGGCTATGGCTAATTTGGGCGAACGGGTGGAAGTGGCCACGTTTGAAGGGTTGTTGGTCAATTTTGCCAAATCGCGTCAGGCCCATGCGATCGTGCGAGGCTTGCGAGCGGTAGCGGATTTCGAGTTTGAATTCCAACTCGCACTTCTCAATCGCAAACTCGCTCCCGATATTGAAACAGTTTTTTTGACGCCTAAAGACAATTTTATTTGCATTAGCTCCTCGCTTATTAAAGAAACGGCCAAGCTCGGCGGCGATGTTTCTTCACTTGTGCCCAAAAATGTGGAACGTTGTTTAAAAGCGAAATTTAATTTATAA
- the glgA gene encoding glycogen synthase — protein sequence MNIALLTNEYPPNIYGGAGVHVEYLTRELANLEGRKHSIEVLCFGEQKEEREHFHVQGVEPKFHFPTVADVRHKKVFDPLLRNLVMAGSLAKADVVHCHTWYSHFGGCLVKQLLDAVLVLTTHSLEPHRPWKEEQLGRGYEMSSWIERTAYQNADGVIAVSQSMKEEVEKLYGVQPDKVKIIHNGIDLKQYQPRYDRSVLERYGVNPDVPYVLFVGRITRQKGILHLVNAIAHLKEGVQVVLCAGAPDTPEIGVEMKQLVDEARRLTRNSIVWISEMLPRQEIIAFYSQAAVFVCPSVYEPFGIINLEAMACETPVVASKVGGIPEVVVDGETGFLVPIQARSLADPEPIDKEKFSHDLADAMNRILNDSTLAKSMAIKGRERVEKYFSWSAIARQTLEFYEELLKKKGSVLK from the coding sequence ATGAACATTGCTCTCTTGACGAACGAATATCCGCCGAATATCTATGGAGGAGCCGGGGTGCATGTGGAGTATTTGACTCGCGAGTTGGCGAATTTGGAGGGGAGAAAACATTCGATTGAGGTGTTGTGTTTTGGTGAGCAAAAGGAAGAGCGAGAGCATTTTCATGTGCAAGGTGTTGAGCCTAAATTTCATTTTCCGACTGTGGCGGATGTGCGACATAAGAAAGTTTTTGATCCGTTGTTGAGAAATTTGGTGATGGCAGGTTCTTTAGCAAAGGCCGATGTGGTGCATTGTCACACCTGGTATAGCCATTTTGGTGGATGTTTGGTAAAGCAGTTGTTGGATGCGGTGTTGGTTTTGACGACGCATTCTTTGGAGCCGCATCGACCGTGGAAAGAGGAGCAGTTGGGTAGGGGTTATGAGATGAGTTCGTGGATTGAACGCACGGCTTATCAGAATGCTGATGGGGTGATCGCGGTTTCCCAGTCGATGAAGGAAGAGGTGGAAAAGTTGTATGGAGTACAGCCTGATAAAGTTAAAATTATTCATAACGGGATTGATTTAAAACAGTATCAACCTCGGTATGATCGGTCGGTTTTGGAGCGTTACGGAGTGAATCCGGATGTTCCCTATGTTTTGTTTGTGGGACGCATTACGCGGCAGAAAGGGATTTTGCATTTGGTCAATGCGATTGCTCATTTGAAGGAAGGGGTGCAAGTGGTTTTATGTGCCGGAGCGCCTGACACTCCAGAGATAGGAGTGGAAATGAAACAGTTGGTGGATGAGGCGCGCAGATTAACGAGAAATTCGATCGTTTGGATTTCGGAAATGTTGCCGCGCCAAGAAATTATTGCATTTTATTCGCAAGCGGCGGTGTTTGTGTGTCCTTCGGTTTATGAGCCGTTTGGGATTATTAATTTGGAAGCGATGGCGTGTGAGACACCGGTAGTGGCTTCAAAAGTAGGTGGAATTCCTGAAGTGGTGGTGGATGGTGAGACGGGATTTTTGGTGCCAATTCAGGCGCGAAGCTTGGCGGATCCGGAGCCGATCGATAAAGAAAAATTTTCTCATGATTTAGCCGATGCGATGAATCGGATTTTGAATGATTCTACACTGGCAAAATCGATGGCGATTAAGGGGCGTGAACGGGTTGAGAAATATTTTAGTTGGTCTGCGATTGCTCGACAAACACTGGAATTTTATGAGGAATTGCTTAAGAAAAAAGGGTCTGTCCTTAAGTAA
- the rpmF gene encoding 50S ribosomal protein L32, producing MGVPKRRRSKARMRSHKAAIRWHAPKLVTCSQCGSRTLPHHACPSCGYYAGRQVLTVEAA from the coding sequence ATGGGAGTTCCAAAACGTAGACGATCCAAAGCTCGCATGCGCAGTCACAAAGCAGCCATCCGCTGGCACGCACCAAAATTAGTCACTTGCTCACAATGCGGCAGTCGCACTCTGCCTCATCATGCCTGCCCTTCCTGCGGCTATTACGCGGGACGCCAGGTTTTGACTGTCGAAGCAGCTTAA
- the rsmD gene encoding 16S rRNA (guanine(966)-N(2))-methyltransferase RsmD produces the protein MRVISGTVGGLQLKAPKSPLLRPIQDKVKGALFSMLGDKIFDIKILDLFSGVGSLGIEALSRGAKSITFVERDRQIAHFLKQNLIHTKFQEQAQIVQQDVFTFLKSSPTPYSIIFATPPYRKDTKNPDEAEQFHQNLFDAVAPWLAPEGWFILEYFTALSPKKLVPFEILRQKNYGETGLLILQLCI, from the coding sequence ATGCGCGTAATTTCTGGAACAGTAGGCGGTTTGCAACTCAAAGCACCTAAATCGCCTCTTTTGCGTCCCATTCAAGATAAGGTGAAAGGCGCGCTCTTTTCCATGCTCGGCGATAAAATTTTTGATATTAAAATTCTCGATCTTTTTAGTGGTGTAGGCTCGCTAGGGATCGAAGCATTAAGTCGTGGAGCAAAATCGATCACCTTTGTCGAACGCGATCGCCAAATTGCCCATTTTCTTAAGCAAAATTTAATACATACCAAATTTCAAGAGCAGGCGCAAATCGTGCAACAAGACGTTTTCACCTTTCTAAAAAGCTCCCCCACTCCTTACTCAATTATTTTTGCCACGCCCCCTTACCGCAAAGACACAAAAAATCCTGATGAAGCCGAACAATTTCATCAAAACTTATTCGACGCCGTCGCACCGTGGCTAGCGCCTGAAGGGTGGTTTATTCTGGAATATTTCACGGCTTTATCGCCAAAAAAATTGGTTCCTTTTGAAATTCTACGCCAAAAAAATTATGGTGAAACAGGCCTTCTCATTTTACAGCTTTGTATTTAA
- the rpe gene encoding ribulose-phosphate 3-epimerase, whose protein sequence is MDRPILIAPSILAGNMAHLGAEAKRAELAGANWLHVDIMDGFFVPNLTFGPATVAALKRETQLPLDVHLMLMRPDLYAAAFLKAGANILTVHVEAEHEIERTLSFIRERGARCGLALNPGTSLDEVKPYLQQIDLLLCMTVNPGFGGQSLITEVFQKTKQAQQWRDDMGLDFEIEVDGGVNLENAKECVENGANVLVAGTSLYGAEDMAETIARMAKCS, encoded by the coding sequence ATGGATCGACCCATTCTTATTGCTCCTTCGATTTTAGCAGGGAATATGGCGCATTTAGGTGCGGAGGCCAAACGTGCCGAATTGGCGGGCGCGAATTGGTTGCACGTGGATATTATGGATGGTTTTTTTGTGCCAAATTTGACGTTTGGCCCAGCCACGGTGGCTGCATTGAAACGAGAGACGCAGTTGCCTTTGGATGTTCATTTGATGCTAATGCGGCCTGATCTGTATGCGGCAGCTTTTTTAAAAGCCGGCGCGAATATTTTAACGGTGCATGTGGAGGCGGAGCACGAGATTGAAAGAACATTGTCTTTTATTCGTGAAAGAGGAGCGCGTTGTGGGCTAGCTTTGAACCCGGGCACTTCTTTGGATGAAGTGAAACCTTATCTACAACAGATTGATTTATTATTATGCATGACAGTCAATCCAGGGTTTGGTGGCCAAAGTTTAATTACAGAAGTTTTTCAGAAAACAAAACAGGCCCAACAATGGCGTGATGATATGGGATTAGATTTTGAAATTGAAGTGGATGGCGGTGTGAATTTAGAAAATGCTAAAGAGTGCGTAGAAAATGGAGCCAATGTCCTGGTAGCGGGCACTTCGCTTTATGGGGCAGAAGATATGGCCGAAACCATTGCAAGAATGGCTAAATGTAGTTAG
- a CDS encoding M42 family metallopeptidase — protein MREASLNFLQTLLETPSPSGFETKGQRVWLDYVSKFADEVETDSYGNCYAILNPKGTPKVLLGGHSDELGFMVNYISDAGFIYFKGIGGVDNTLIRGQRVTVHGRKGSVAGVTGLLAIHLQESDDRKKVPGIHEMYIDVGAGSKKEAEEWVQIGDAITYSVGFQFLGEGKKRIAARGCDNRIGTFAAAEGVRLASENRKQLKACVVAASTIQEENGLYGASMAGYRVKPDVALVVDVTHATDIPSCSKEKFGDVKLGKGPVISFGSANHPMVNERLEKVASKNKMALQREINPRCTGTDADAIFIQHGGIPTASIGLPNRYMHSPVEVIELSDLEAIGDLLGSFALDLKSDEMFQVRI, from the coding sequence ATGCGCGAAGCTTCTTTAAATTTTCTTCAGACTTTATTGGAAACTCCGTCGCCTTCAGGTTTTGAAACAAAAGGGCAACGGGTTTGGTTGGATTATGTTTCGAAATTTGCTGATGAGGTGGAAACCGATAGTTATGGGAATTGTTATGCAATTTTGAATCCAAAAGGAACGCCCAAAGTTTTGTTAGGCGGCCATAGCGATGAGTTAGGGTTTATGGTTAATTATATTTCGGATGCGGGCTTTATTTATTTTAAAGGAATTGGCGGGGTCGATAATACGCTCATTCGTGGCCAACGAGTCACGGTGCATGGTCGTAAAGGTTCTGTGGCGGGTGTGACGGGTTTATTGGCGATTCATTTGCAGGAATCGGATGATCGCAAGAAAGTGCCGGGGATTCATGAGATGTATATTGATGTGGGAGCGGGTTCAAAGAAAGAGGCAGAAGAATGGGTGCAAATTGGGGACGCGATTACTTATAGCGTGGGGTTTCAATTTTTAGGAGAAGGGAAAAAACGCATTGCGGCTCGCGGTTGCGATAATCGAATTGGCACATTTGCCGCAGCGGAAGGGGTGCGCCTGGCATCAGAAAATCGCAAACAATTAAAAGCGTGCGTGGTGGCCGCTTCCACCATTCAGGAAGAAAATGGTCTTTATGGTGCGAGCATGGCGGGCTATCGGGTGAAACCGGATGTGGCATTGGTGGTGGATGTGACGCATGCTACGGATATTCCTTCCTGTTCCAAAGAAAAATTTGGCGATGTAAAATTAGGCAAGGGACCGGTGATTAGTTTTGGAAGCGCGAATCATCCAATGGTGAACGAGCGTTTGGAAAAAGTTGCGTCAAAAAATAAGATGGCATTGCAACGAGAAATTAATCCCCGATGCACGGGCACGGATGCCGATGCGATCTTTATTCAACATGGTGGGATTCCTACAGCTAGCATTGGGTTGCCAAATCGTTATATGCATTCTCCTGTGGAAGTGATTGAGCTTTCGGACTTGGAAGCGATTGGTGATTTGTTGGGGAGTTTTGCTTTGGACTTGAAATCGGACGAAATGTTCCAAGTTAGAATATAA
- a CDS encoding DNRLRE domain-containing protein encodes MKRILLAVSLLIPTLFLQAATLDLVPTKDTTIYQDGELSNGGGSRLIIGADGMQSPRRSLLQFDFSAIPVDAVITNAALRLDCVSVNMVGPRVANLHRLTQAWGEGIAVAVDPQINGSPANNGDATWTNAFVGSVAWLNPGGDFVQAPSATVNVDDVGAYVWNSAQLLADVKIWVTNATANQGWILIGDETAANTIKSFASRSSTNSPVLTVGFSTNVILSDVAFEKLRPKTGKKKNFRSSRGIVAKGRVITTNQLDGGFAFLVMGSNQTAHVPFSKFKDLKRKGKVVGKKIKAKKVGAGAPKGKIAYQVVYVVTNSIGSASVTNTLATSKIK; translated from the coding sequence ATGAAAAGAATTTTGCTAGCAGTTAGCCTATTGATTCCTACTTTATTTTTGCAAGCGGCCACGTTGGATTTGGTTCCTACAAAAGACACCACGATTTATCAAGATGGTGAATTAAGTAATGGCGGAGGAAGCCGATTAATTATTGGAGCGGATGGCATGCAAAGTCCGAGGCGCTCTCTGTTACAGTTTGATTTTAGCGCGATCCCAGTTGATGCAGTCATCACGAATGCTGCCTTGAGACTGGATTGTGTGAGTGTGAATATGGTGGGACCGCGAGTGGCTAATTTGCATCGCTTGACACAGGCTTGGGGCGAAGGCATTGCCGTGGCCGTAGACCCACAGATTAACGGTTCGCCTGCCAACAATGGAGATGCGACTTGGACCAATGCTTTTGTTGGGTCGGTGGCTTGGTTGAATCCGGGAGGCGATTTTGTTCAGGCGCCGAGCGCGACGGTGAATGTGGATGATGTGGGCGCTTATGTTTGGAATTCAGCTCAACTGCTGGCAGATGTGAAAATCTGGGTGACGAATGCGACGGCGAATCAAGGATGGATTTTGATCGGTGACGAAACGGCTGCCAATACTATTAAAAGTTTTGCCAGTCGTTCTTCGACTAATTCGCCTGTGTTAACAGTTGGTTTTTCTACGAATGTGATTTTGTCAGACGTTGCCTTTGAAAAATTGCGCCCGAAAACAGGTAAGAAAAAGAATTTTCGATCTTCCCGTGGCATTGTTGCTAAGGGGCGCGTGATTACCACAAATCAGTTGGATGGCGGTTTTGCGTTTCTGGTGATGGGTTCCAATCAAACCGCGCATGTGCCTTTTTCTAAATTCAAAGATTTGAAGAGGAAAGGCAAAGTGGTGGGCAAAAAAATAAAGGCGAAAAAAGTAGGGGCAGGTGCTCCGAAAGGTAAAATCGCTTATCAAGTGGTTTACGTTGTGACCAATAGTATTGGAAGTGCGTCGGTCACTAATACTTTAGCCACTTCTAAGATTAAATAG